The Humulus lupulus chromosome 4, drHumLupu1.1, whole genome shotgun sequence genome has a window encoding:
- the LOC133832641 gene encoding uncharacterized protein LOC133832641, with amino-acid sequence MKKLNFDWSAASERRLLQLNELDEFRNEAYENAKIYKKRTKAWHDKNLVRKKFQPGQKVLLFNSRLRLFPGKLKSRWSGPFTVVQVFPYCSVEVWGNSGDSFKVNGQRLKPYLGGTFDQAKSILLLKPL; translated from the coding sequence atgaaaaaattaaattttgattgGAGTGCTGCAAGTGAACGAAGgttgttgcaactgaatgaacttgatgagttcagaaatgaggcttatgaaaATGCTAAGATTTATAAGAagagaacaaaggcttggcatgacaagaacttagtCAGGAAGAAGTTCCAACCAGGGCAGAAGGTACTTCTTTTTAATTCAAGGCTGAGACTTTTTCCTGggaaattgaagtcaagatggtcaggacCATTCACTGTTGTTCAGGTCTTTCCATATTGTTCTGTAGAAGTTTGGGGTAACTCAGGTGATTCCTTTAAAGTCAATGGCCAGAGATTGAAACCTTACTTGGGTGGTACTTTTGATCAAGCAAAGtctatcctccttctgaagcctctttga